Proteins co-encoded in one Flavivirga eckloniae genomic window:
- a CDS encoding aminotransferase class V-fold PLP-dependent enzyme — MPLQNQKHLFDLPEEITYLNTASQSPSFKSIYQAGLEGLKQKSLPHTIKVSDYFEPVTELKKLFAQLVEVEDYNRIATIPSASYGIATVANNIKLQPGDEILVIDEQFPSNVYSWQKLAEKYNATLKTVGTPKSKTNRTKLWNEAILNAINSKTAVVAMGNIHWSNGSLFDLKPIREKTKLQNALLIIDGSQSVGALPFSVKELQPDALICAGYKWLFGPYGCGYAYYGAYFDNGSPIEESWMNRLHSENLAGATNYESQYKPLANRYSVGEHGNFIYVKMQIAALKQVLEWTPKAIQNYCKSITFEAVEKLEKLGCYIEDPNHRTHHLFGIELPNKVDIQALQKDLSSKNIYISFRGNFIRISCHLFNTSQDFEPLIACLSKHL, encoded by the coding sequence ATGCCTTTACAAAATCAGAAACATTTATTTGATCTTCCTGAGGAAATCACCTATTTAAATACAGCAAGCCAATCACCTTCTTTCAAATCTATTTATCAAGCTGGTTTAGAAGGTTTAAAACAAAAAAGTCTTCCTCATACCATTAAAGTTTCAGACTATTTTGAACCCGTTACCGAGCTTAAAAAACTATTCGCTCAACTAGTCGAAGTGGAAGATTATAATCGTATCGCTACTATTCCTTCTGCTTCTTATGGCATAGCTACAGTTGCCAATAATATTAAACTACAACCAGGAGATGAAATTTTGGTTATAGACGAACAATTTCCAAGCAATGTATATTCATGGCAAAAATTAGCAGAAAAATATAATGCCACGTTAAAAACGGTAGGCACTCCAAAATCAAAGACCAATAGAACCAAACTATGGAATGAAGCCATTTTAAATGCTATAAATAGTAAAACTGCTGTAGTAGCAATGGGTAACATACACTGGTCAAACGGAAGCTTATTTGATTTAAAACCTATTAGAGAAAAAACCAAATTACAAAATGCGCTTTTAATTATAGATGGCTCTCAATCTGTTGGCGCATTGCCCTTTTCTGTTAAAGAGCTTCAACCCGATGCGCTTATTTGTGCTGGTTACAAATGGCTTTTCGGACCTTATGGTTGTGGTTATGCCTATTACGGAGCATATTTTGATAACGGCTCCCCTATAGAGGAAAGTTGGATGAATAGGTTGCATAGCGAAAATTTAGCAGGTGCAACGAATTATGAATCTCAATATAAACCTTTAGCGAATAGATATTCAGTAGGAGAACATGGAAATTTCATTTATGTGAAGATGCAAATTGCAGCTCTAAAACAAGTTTTAGAATGGACTCCAAAAGCCATACAAAACTATTGTAAATCGATTACCTTTGAAGCTGTTGAAAAGTTAGAAAAACTAGGATGTTATATTGAAGACCCAAACCATAGAACACATCATTTATTCGGAATTGAATTACCAAACAAAGTAGACATTCAAGCATTACAAAAGGATTTATCGAGCAAAAACATTTATATTTCATTTAGAGGAAATTTTATTAGAATTTCTTGCCACTTATTCAATACATCTCAGGATTTTGAACCGCTTATTGCATGTCTGTCTAAACACTTATAA
- a CDS encoding acyl-CoA carboxylase subunit beta yields the protein MDSKIKKLNERVALAHLGGGQKRIDKQHEKKKLTARERVNYLMDEGSFEEIGVLVTHRTTDFGMENEIYFGDGVITGYGTVNGRLVYVYAQDFTVFGGALSETHAEKICKIMDLAVKVGAPIIGLNDSGGARIQEGVKSLGGYADIFYRNVQSSGVIPQISAIMGPCAGGAVYSPAMTDFTLMVENTSYMFVTGPNVVKTVTNQEVTSEELGGAYTHASKSGVAHKTSINDIQCLEDIKTLLSYLPQNNTETPKTLDFELQDEVRDVLSDIVPENPNKPYDMHEVIEGIIDEDSFYEIHKDYAENIIVGFARLGGRSIGIIANQPMFLAGVLGVKSSKKAARFTRFCDCFNIPLLVLVDVPGFLPGTDQEWNGIIVHGAKLLYALSEATVPRVTVITRKAYGGAYDVMNSKHIGADLNYAWPGAEIAVMGAKGASEIIFRREIAAADNPAEKLAEKEAEYADKFANPYRAARRGFIDEVILPKNTRRKLIKAFSMLEDKHVDTPKRKHGNIPL from the coding sequence ATGGATTCAAAAATAAAAAAACTAAACGAACGTGTAGCCTTAGCCCATTTAGGTGGTGGCCAAAAACGTATCGACAAACAACACGAAAAAAAGAAACTCACAGCAAGAGAACGTGTTAATTACCTAATGGACGAAGGTTCTTTTGAAGAGATCGGGGTTTTAGTAACTCACAGAACCACCGATTTTGGTATGGAAAATGAAATTTATTTTGGAGATGGTGTTATTACTGGTTACGGTACTGTAAATGGTAGATTGGTTTATGTTTATGCTCAGGATTTTACGGTTTTTGGAGGGGCTTTATCTGAAACGCATGCCGAAAAAATATGTAAGATCATGGATTTGGCTGTTAAAGTTGGTGCGCCAATAATTGGTCTAAACGATTCTGGAGGTGCTCGTATACAAGAAGGTGTTAAGTCGCTTGGTGGCTATGCAGATATATTTTACAGAAATGTGCAAAGCTCTGGTGTGATTCCACAAATTTCTGCTATTATGGGTCCTTGCGCCGGTGGAGCCGTGTACTCCCCTGCCATGACCGATTTCACCTTAATGGTAGAGAACACAAGCTATATGTTTGTAACCGGGCCTAACGTTGTTAAAACGGTGACCAATCAAGAGGTAACCAGCGAAGAATTGGGAGGTGCTTATACCCATGCCTCAAAATCTGGTGTAGCTCATAAAACATCCATAAACGATATTCAGTGTTTAGAAGATATTAAAACACTATTGAGCTATTTACCACAAAACAATACGGAAACACCTAAGACATTGGACTTTGAATTACAAGATGAAGTAAGGGATGTTTTATCTGATATTGTACCAGAAAACCCTAACAAACCTTATGATATGCACGAGGTGATTGAAGGTATTATTGATGAAGATTCTTTTTATGAAATTCATAAGGATTATGCTGAAAATATTATTGTTGGTTTTGCCAGACTTGGTGGTCGAAGCATTGGTATTATAGCAAATCAACCTATGTTTTTAGCTGGTGTGCTTGGTGTTAAAAGTTCGAAAAAGGCAGCTCGTTTCACACGATTCTGCGATTGTTTTAATATTCCGCTGTTAGTGTTAGTTGACGTTCCTGGCTTTTTACCTGGAACCGATCAAGAATGGAATGGTATTATTGTTCATGGTGCCAAATTACTATATGCCTTAAGCGAGGCTACTGTACCTCGGGTAACGGTTATTACCAGAAAAGCCTATGGCGGTGCTTACGACGTCATGAATTCCAAACATATTGGAGCCGATTTAAATTACGCTTGGCCAGGAGCAGAAATTGCTGTTATGGGTGCCAAAGGTGCTAGTGAAATTATTTTTAGAAGGGAAATTGCTGCTGCAGATAACCCTGCCGAAAAATTAGCAGAAAAAGAAGCCGAGTATGCAGATAAATTTGCCAACCCTTATAGAGCTGCAAGACGTGGTTTTATTGATGAAGTTATTTTACCAAAAAATACAAGGAGAAAACTAATTAAAGCATTTTCTATGCTAGAGGATAAACATGTAGATACTCCTAAAAGAAAACATGGAAACATTCCTTTATAA
- a CDS encoding NUDIX hydrolase — protein MDEYIDIVTKEGKPTGKSELKSIIHQKGYYHNTAHIWLYTKNGEILLSQRSAKKAICPLMWDVSVAGHVDAGETIKQAAIRETKEEIGLSISENDLKNIGVFECFQTYSNGIIDNEFHNTFLCELKVPISQLTPQEEEVETLKLVSFASFKDLINTIENNGNHFVPSNKSYYEFVLQNIIKTVN, from the coding sequence ATGGATGAATACATAGATATCGTAACAAAAGAAGGAAAGCCCACTGGTAAATCCGAATTAAAATCTATTATCCACCAAAAAGGCTATTACCATAATACAGCACATATTTGGTTGTATACCAAAAATGGTGAAATCCTACTATCACAACGCTCCGCTAAAAAAGCAATTTGCCCTTTAATGTGGGACGTCTCGGTTGCAGGTCATGTCGATGCAGGAGAAACCATTAAACAAGCTGCTATAAGAGAAACCAAAGAAGAAATCGGACTATCGATTTCTGAAAACGATCTAAAAAATATAGGCGTTTTTGAATGTTTTCAAACCTACAGCAATGGCATTATAGATAACGAATTTCACAACACCTTTCTTTGCGAGTTAAAAGTACCCATATCTCAACTAACACCTCAGGAAGAGGAAGTTGAAACGCTTAAACTCGTTTCTTTTGCAAGTTTTAAAGACCTCATTAACACTATTGAAAATAACGGCAACCACTTTGTACCTTCCAATAAATCGTATTACGAATTCGTTTTGCAAAACATTATAAAAACTGTGAATTAA
- the accC gene encoding acetyl-CoA carboxylase biotin carboxylase subunit: protein MKKILVANRGEIAIRVMKTAQKMGINTVAVYSTADRNAPHVKFADEAVCIGEPPSNQSYLKGDKIIEVAKQLNVDGIHPGYGFLSENASFAELCEQNDIIFIGPRSKAIKIMGSKLAAKEAVKQYDIPMVPGIDEAITDVDKAKDIAKKIGFPILIKASAGGGGKGMRIVEKESDLESQMNRAISEATSAFGDGSVFIEKYVTSPRHIEIQVMADSHGNILHFFERECSIQRRHQKVVEEAPSSVLTPELREKMGDAAIKVAKSCDYLGAGTVEFLLDADHNFYFLEMNTRLQVEHPVSELISGVDLVELQILIARGEALSLKQEDLKINGHALELRVYAEDPLNDFLPSVGHLDTYKLPTGEGIRVDNGFEEDMDIPIFYDPMLSKLITYGKTRDEAIQLMIKAIDNYHVEGVQTTLPFGKFVCEHEAFRSGNFDTHFVKNFYSPEALKEQTEKEARIAAFLAVKQYIEDQKLLRVPN from the coding sequence ATGAAAAAAATACTAGTAGCTAATAGAGGCGAAATAGCCATAAGAGTTATGAAAACTGCCCAGAAAATGGGTATTAATACGGTTGCTGTATATTCTACCGCCGATAGAAATGCGCCGCATGTTAAATTTGCAGACGAAGCTGTTTGCATTGGCGAACCACCATCTAATCAATCTTACCTTAAAGGCGACAAAATTATCGAAGTTGCCAAACAACTTAACGTAGATGGTATACATCCGGGATATGGATTTTTAAGTGAAAATGCAAGTTTTGCTGAATTATGTGAACAAAACGACATCATTTTTATTGGCCCACGATCTAAAGCCATTAAAATTATGGGAAGTAAATTGGCTGCAAAAGAAGCCGTAAAGCAATATGACATTCCTATGGTTCCTGGTATTGACGAAGCCATTACAGATGTTGACAAAGCTAAGGATATTGCTAAAAAAATCGGATTCCCAATACTCATCAAAGCATCTGCAGGTGGTGGCGGAAAAGGTATGCGAATTGTAGAAAAAGAAAGTGATTTGGAATCTCAAATGAACCGCGCCATTAGCGAAGCTACTTCCGCTTTTGGAGACGGTTCTGTATTTATCGAAAAGTATGTCACTTCTCCGCGTCATATCGAAATTCAGGTTATGGCCGATAGTCATGGTAATATTTTACACTTCTTTGAACGTGAGTGCAGCATTCAGCGGCGTCACCAAAAAGTAGTTGAAGAAGCACCTTCGTCAGTTTTAACTCCAGAATTAAGAGAAAAAATGGGCGATGCTGCTATTAAAGTCGCCAAATCCTGTGATTATTTAGGAGCGGGAACTGTTGAGTTTTTACTAGACGCAGATCATAACTTCTATTTTCTGGAAATGAATACCAGATTACAAGTGGAACACCCTGTGTCTGAATTAATTTCTGGTGTCGATTTAGTTGAACTCCAAATTCTTATAGCACGTGGCGAAGCTCTTTCCCTAAAACAAGAAGACTTAAAAATAAATGGACATGCGCTGGAATTACGGGTTTATGCCGAAGATCCTTTGAATGACTTTTTACCAAGTGTAGGACACTTAGATACTTATAAGCTTCCCACTGGTGAAGGGATTCGTGTAGACAATGGTTTTGAAGAAGATATGGATATTCCTATTTTTTACGACCCTATGCTTTCTAAACTCATCACTTATGGTAAAACAAGAGATGAAGCCATCCAACTTATGATAAAAGCCATAGACAATTACCATGTAGAAGGTGTTCAAACTACCCTTCCTTTTGGAAAATTTGTTTGCGAGCATGAAGCTTTCCGTTCTGGAAATTTTGACACGCATTTTGTTAAAAATTTCTATTCGCCAGAAGCCTTAAAGGAACAAACAGAAAAAGAAGCTAGAATTGCTGCCTTTCTTGCAGTAAAACAATATATAGAAGACCAAAAATTATTAAGAGTACCTAATTAA
- a CDS encoding acetyl-CoA carboxylase biotin carboxyl carrier protein subunit, whose amino-acid sequence MSKTFKATVNNTFDFEIKNGDISNLDTLQISGSKFHVLEQNKSYEAEITKADFNKKSYEVKINNNSYNINIANDLDLLIKEMGFAIGSIKHVDSVKAPMPGLILEINVEANQEVKEDTPLLILEAMKMENIITSPRDGVIKSISVNNGDAVEKNQLLIEFDA is encoded by the coding sequence ATGAGTAAAACTTTCAAAGCCACCGTAAATAATACTTTTGATTTTGAAATAAAAAATGGTGATATTTCAAATCTAGACACGTTACAAATTTCAGGATCGAAATTTCATGTTCTTGAGCAAAACAAATCATACGAAGCTGAAATTACAAAAGCAGATTTCAACAAAAAATCGTATGAGGTAAAAATTAACAACAACTCCTATAATATTAATATCGCAAACGATTTAGATCTATTAATAAAAGAAATGGGGTTTGCCATTGGCTCGATAAAACATGTTGATTCTGTTAAAGCTCCTATGCCCGGATTAATTTTAGAAATTAATGTGGAAGCGAATCAGGAAGTAAAGGAAGATACGCCTCTTTTAATTCTTGAAGCCATGAAAATGGAAAACATCATTACCTCTCCCAGAGATGGCGTAATCAAATCTATTTCTGTAAATAATGGAGATGCGGTTGAGAAGAACCAACTGCTAATTGAATTCGACGCTTAA
- a CDS encoding M42 family metallopeptidase: MTKNSILNEKSIDFLEKYLNNAAPTGYEWTGQKLWMDYLKPYVDEFITDTYGTAVGVINPKAKYKVVIEGHADEISWYVNYISDNGLIYVIRNGGSDHQIAPSKIVNVHTKKGIVKGVFGWPAIHTRNRAKEEAPKPDNIFIDVGAKDKEEVEKMGVHVGCVITYPDEFHVLNKDKFVCRALDNRMGGFMIAEVARLLKENKKELPFGLYITNAVQEEIGLRGAEMITHTIKPNVAIVTDVTHDTTTPMIEKKKEGHLEIGKGPVVAYAPAVQQKLRDLITDTAEDKKIPFQRSALSRATGTDTDAFAYSNGGVASALISLPLRYMHTTVEMVHRDDVENVIKLIYETLLNIKDGETFSYFD, translated from the coding sequence ATGACAAAAAACAGCATTCTGAACGAAAAGTCTATCGACTTTTTGGAAAAATATTTAAATAATGCCGCCCCTACAGGTTACGAATGGACAGGACAAAAACTGTGGATGGACTATTTAAAACCATATGTAGATGAGTTTATAACCGATACATATGGTACTGCAGTTGGGGTAATAAATCCCAAAGCAAAATATAAAGTTGTTATTGAAGGACATGCCGACGAAATTTCATGGTATGTAAATTATATTTCAGACAATGGACTAATTTATGTAATTAGAAATGGAGGTAGCGATCATCAAATTGCTCCTAGTAAGATCGTTAACGTTCATACAAAAAAAGGGATCGTAAAAGGTGTTTTTGGCTGGCCAGCTATTCACACCCGTAACAGAGCCAAAGAAGAAGCTCCAAAACCAGATAATATTTTTATAGATGTTGGAGCGAAGGATAAAGAAGAAGTTGAAAAAATGGGAGTTCACGTAGGATGTGTTATTACCTACCCCGATGAGTTCCATGTTTTGAATAAAGATAAATTTGTTTGTCGTGCCTTAGATAATCGCATGGGCGGTTTTATGATAGCTGAAGTCGCACGTTTATTAAAAGAAAACAAAAAAGAACTTCCTTTCGGGCTTTATATCACCAACGCGGTTCAGGAAGAAATTGGTTTACGTGGCGCAGAAATGATTACGCATACTATTAAACCAAATGTAGCGATAGTTACCGATGTAACTCACGATACTACAACGCCTATGATAGAAAAGAAAAAGGAAGGTCATCTGGAAATAGGAAAAGGACCTGTAGTAGCTTATGCCCCTGCAGTACAACAAAAATTACGCGACCTAATTACAGATACTGCTGAAGACAAAAAGATTCCTTTTCAACGTTCTGCATTATCTAGAGCAACAGGAACAGACACAGACGCTTTTGCTTACAGTAATGGTGGTGTAGCTTCTGCTTTAATTTCTTTGCCGCTTCGTTATATGCATACCACCGTAGAAATGGTGCATAGAGACGATGTAGAAAATGTAATTAAGTTAATTTATGAAACACTACTTAATATAAAAGATGGCGAAACATTTAGTTATTTCGATTAA
- a CDS encoding PrsW family intramembrane metalloprotease: MNLLLLAIAPVCIIIVFIYFKDKYEKEPKRLLFFNFLLGAIVSIVITTILYYVLDIVLPLPDHTSVFQQFIKAFFVVALTEEFSKYIIVRYYAQRHKEFDEPLDGIVYAVMVSMGFAATENVFYVLEGGYETALIRAFTAVPAHATFGILMGFYMGKAKFSKNKVLLNLVGLLSATLLHGAYDFFLFIDFIPGIWMGAFVSLFIGIFLSLKAIKSHQKNSNFNV; the protein is encoded by the coding sequence ATGAACCTACTTCTTCTTGCCATTGCCCCGGTATGCATTATTATTGTATTTATCTATTTTAAAGACAAATACGAAAAAGAACCAAAACGCTTACTTTTTTTCAATTTCCTCTTAGGTGCTATAGTAAGTATCGTTATTACGACCATTTTATATTATGTGTTAGACATTGTATTACCGCTTCCCGATCATACAAGCGTTTTTCAACAATTTATTAAAGCCTTTTTTGTTGTGGCCCTAACCGAAGAATTTAGTAAATATATTATTGTTCGCTACTATGCCCAAAGGCATAAGGAATTCGATGAGCCGTTGGATGGTATCGTTTATGCCGTAATGGTATCTATGGGATTTGCCGCCACAGAAAACGTTTTTTATGTGCTGGAAGGCGGATACGAAACCGCTTTAATAAGAGCGTTTACAGCTGTTCCCGCCCATGCTACATTCGGAATCTTAATGGGTTTCTATATGGGTAAAGCAAAATTTTCCAAAAACAAAGTACTTTTAAATCTTGTTGGTTTGCTATCTGCTACCCTACTTCATGGTGCTTACGATTTTTTCCTGTTTATAGATTTTATACCAGGCATATGGATGGGTGCATTTGTATCACTCTTTATCGGCATTTTTCTTTCATTAAAAGCTATAAAAAGCCATCAAAAAAACTCCAATTTCAATGTTTGA